TTGTAGCCTACACTGATTTCCCGATTATCAATGCAAATAATTTTAGGTTGTGGTAGCCAAATATAATCAAACTATACAGCCCATTCacacttttcagttttcagaTGATGAGGAAGCTACTTTTGGTTCTTTATTCCAATGGGACATTTTTAACCACTGCCAAATATTTATACTAACCATTGTCTTCATATATCATGCATCTTTATCTCCTTTGTATGACATTTAGCATAAAATAATTAACTCTAATATTACAATCAATATTCATACACATTTGCTGCTTTTGCTATTCTGTTAGGCTGTGTGATGTATACAGAACAATCTGCTTGTTTAAGAGACTCTCACATTTGTCTTTCACTCTTAGAATACTTTGTATCAATATTATATGGAATTGCCTATTGTGATTATACATTTCTAATTACTTATAAACAATTACTCACTTCTCTGAAAAATTCTACAGACAGTAAATGAGAACTCCGTGTCTGAACAGCTGCGAAATTAAAGTGGTATTGATAATTCTTTTTTGAAAATTCAGTGTTAttactttgttttattattgtttttctttctaatgaacaaaataaatgtaacaaatgttatttttccacaaagatttatttgttttacacacacatactcattcCTCCTCTGCATATTCACCATGCCAAGgacatccacacactgaaatGCTTGTGGTGAGGCTGAGAAAATTACTCTATATAGCTgtacaataaaaagaaaaaagaaaatatgacTATAATGTATACTGTACATGCAGAAATGTACTAAGCATATAATAATGTGCAGCTCCATACGTAATTTTATGGAATTTTAATAAGTAAACATGTGTGCAAGATATGATTATAGCTAACTATAGTGCAAAGACAGAAGACAACCAAACTGCATCTGTGTCATAGCTTTAAATATGATTAAACAAATATGTGCGTGCACAAATGCAGTGATCTTTAGCAACTGGCCATAACTAACCAATCTGATATCATGGCTGAAACGTACCTAACACCACAAAGTGACAAAGTATACAGTCCATATAcgggaaaagaaagagaataaCAGCATTGACATCAATGTATGTAAGCACAGGAAGAGACACATTAAGTAATTTCATGAAGAACCAGAAATTTGAGAACAAAAAACAACTTATTTCGTAGAAGTCCAGGTGGTAGCCTGATAAACTGGTTGTGTGCTCAGTGATTGCAGTCTGCTCTGAGTTTGAGTCTTTATCAGGTGTCAAGATAAAGGTCCTGGAAGGATGGGAGTTTGTTGTATGTCTTCCTCAGACATGTTCTCAGCACTTCTATGGGGTTTGTGGGAGTGGGGATGGGGATGAGGATGTTTGGTGCAGAACTACATAATTGTGTATTCTTCTTTCAGTGTAAACTACTTACTTAAGTAACAACAATTTTAGTACattgtaaaatatttcagtCCATTCAAGGATTAAAATTTAACTACTTTGAAATCAGCCACTGTTTACAGCATAAACCAGGAAATATTCTACATCTGTTTCACATACCTTGAGTGTACGCTGCTCCACTGATGACGCTGGCCTCCTCTGACGAAATGTTCTCCACCTCTGAATAACCAAGAGTAATGGCCTATCATACAAAATTAACATACATATCATGGGTAAcataaatgttcatttttaagaaaTGGTGAGCACTAACATACTCTAAGCAAACCTCGCTTCCTAGTTATAGCGGCACTGACTCAACATTTGATAATTATAAGTTTAACAAAATTAAGAAAACATCATATGACATTATTTCCTAATAtaatgtgcctgtgtgtgtacaaacatTTCCAGAGAATTTTGGAGGGTTTGTGCAATGcactaaaaaatacaaaaaaacaatcTATATTTGTTCTGATTTGTTTACAGTAAAGTCAATACAAATACTAACATCTAAAGCTGTAACAGGACTCTTTTTGTGAATTCTTGGAAAGTGTCGACACATTATTCAGTTTCTCACACTTTTGAAATAACTCTCACGTTACTTTCAGTTGTTACTGAATAAACTGCAGcacttaaagggaacgtctacaatGGTGGAGAAATGCACCACCTGCGTTTGGAGACCTTTCCATCTTAAGTGATCTGAACCAGCAAAAAATAAGTCTGTACTCATTTTGTGTCATGCTGTAAACAAATCCAGATgtctggaggagagagagagagagagagagagagagagagagagagagagagagagaaagacaagaaTTTGGATAAGCAGATTCATTTTCACTggagcttcgtaaacacattagaccagtttctagcaaacaaacagactggagatctAGAAAATGGTTAGTAAACACCTTTTATGAactgaattttataaagtgtcttttgattacaatcgtagACTACACCTTTAAGTGCAGTGTTTGGCCTGGGCTACTTTGTATGATGTCTTCTGAAGGCTTCATTCTTCTTGTCTTTCAGAATCCCTGCAGCCCTGCTCTGCCATCAGTGTCTTTCTCCAGAGTTGTCCATGGCTTCTGACTCTGCTGCTTCCACTTGCCATCATTCAGCTACTTGAGGCCTTTTAAGAAACAACCTGAAACAGTTTCTCTCTGCCAGTGTGTCAGTGCTGTGTCAGTTATGAAAACTTGGTAGGGATGAAATGAAAACTTGTGTGTTCTTATATTTCTCTGCtattttgcagcacttttaGATATGCTGCCTTTCTTATGTATATGCTATTCTATACAGTAAGTGCCAATAGCTGTCGCTAAGATGGTATCTGGTGTTAAGTTTGGTTGTAGCTTTACAAGCACAAACCGTCCTATGTCTGCACCGTTTGTAGTGGCTAGAACAGGTTAGACAGTAGCAGTATTTCTGATATTTGTTAACATAACCTCATAAAGCCAATgtttcagtgttgttttttcAGCAGGATTATAGAACTTTACATTTAAAAGTGTGCCCTGAGAGTGCAATTTTATTAGGCAGGGTTCCCCTTTTTGCTGGAGCAAATGCTTTTTTACTCCTCTGGGAATGCTTGAGATCAGTGTTAATTGTGTTAAAGAAAACTATGATGAAAAAATTAGTTGATGCCTAATTGATgcctaaaaataaaaagaatgtaTATAAAGACATATTCCTTACATAATTTTGGATGATTTTTTAATGTAGCATAACTTTTATtgttagtaataaataatatatgtattaaaatGGTTATAATACATGTCTAAAATTAGACTTAAATGTTTTTAGTTGCCAAAATTAACCCTGCTTAAGAATAAATGTTGGAATATTGCTGTATGCATTTGATAGTGTTCAGACACACGCACGATGGTGAGGTCACAAAAAAGCCACTATCCCCAAAAAGTTATTAGAATTCCACTAGTGCACTACACAAGATTGGGagactttatacccctctaactGATGCTTCACTTTGAGCATGGTGACATTAGGCTCACGCAAGGCTGCTTCATAATGTCCCATTTCATGTCATGGATTTATAGGGAGataatacaagctgtgtgtgcacagttgATTGTCTGTTTACAAAGTGGATTCACCTTAGAGTAACTAAGTTCACCAAGTATAAGGAGTGTCTACAAGCATTTGAACATATCATATCACACTATTTGCAGTGTGTGCATGCTCTTTTATAATGGCTTTCTTCGAAACAGTGACAAGTTGTTACTTTATTGCCAGCAATAACAAGTGCTGCAAATTAACAGCACAACtaacattttattaaagctATCATTACGTTACATATATGTTTTCATCTGTTATACAGAATAAATGAAGTTGCTAAACAGCAAATATGACGTATTGTATAATACAGTGTATAAAAAGTATTTCTTTACTAAAGGAGTAATCTATAATACTGACAGAAAGCATTTAAAATGGTTACTGCCGTCCAAATACAAAACACTGGAGAGAGttatctccctccctcctcctcctttcaaCATGTGAAGCTCATGCATGTTGCAAAGTTGAGGACACTCAACCTACATTATTTTACTAAAATGTAAAGCATAAGAAAATATGAACAAGCCAGTTTTGACTATCCATTTCTGCCTTCAGTGTTTAACTAGATATAACTGATAATCTTATGGATTTATctcttccaccataaatgtcatGTTAGGGGGAAACATTTGCTTCTTGGTTGCAGTTTTCATATTCAAACATatagttccatcttaaataggtCAGTATACAAGACTGCCAgcttcttattttaattttctgttccacattaaataggtGACTATGTGAAGATAACTTTTAAAACACAACATGTATTcctcattttttgtttaaaacaaaaaactccTGGCTTCCATAGCTGCAGCATGCTGTGTTTGTCTGCTATTATTTCATACCTGGCAACCTGGGGGGTGTGGAAATGGTACTGGGCTTTAGGCAGTGGGTGCGACCACGGGCCAAAACACAGATGGCGTTCCATTCTGTAACAGACACTTGTCAAAGTATAACATActggctgcagcactgctgtcagaGATGCCAGTGCTTCAACTCTCCTTGTTGCCTTAATCTCTGATGACACATCCTAATAATTTTGAGATTTAGTACAGTAAatgtattacagattgctccttttaTACACTGCTTAGCCTTAGCCTTGTTAGAGCTGCTACAGACATTTTCAGTCTGCTTAAATTTGATAAGTTCATTGATTGTAAACACTGCAGCTCACAGTTCTGTTGCACTTCACTTTTGCTTAAAATGAGCTTGtacttttcaaataaaattgTACAAATACAGAATGCTGGGAATAATTTCTGCTCAAATCATGAAATTATACAACCCTCTGCATAAATCATGCTGCAGAAACCAGAGACCACACGTCATTCATTCCTGAGTTCACACTCATTAAAAGTACACTGCAGaatattttacctttaaattacagctttaaaatcattgtgatgcttcactgtctGCAAAAACCCaagtcttacctagtgttcctttaacttaaATTATTTAGCAACTAAAGTACATATatcaaatattaaatgttaGTATATCACacatattaaaaaagaaacttgCACAGAATTTCTGTAGCCAAATATGTcatatttccattttatttttatttatttatttatttagttagttaatATTTAGGTAGTTAGTGCGTGAGCCTGCTTTTTACTTGTATTACAGCTTCCATTCTTCTTGGAGCTTTGCTTTCCAGTTTAGCCTCCAAAGTTATTTGAATGTCTGCTTTTCATGAGCCATGAAACAAAATAATTCACATAAAAAATCTGGGCCAGACTCTCCATTGCTCCAGAATGTATTTTGCTTGATTTGCAAATGTACCTCTtatgtgtctatttcctttatTCAGTAAAGGCTTTTGAACAGATTCATTTTCTCATAGTTAGAAGAAGGCCAGAAATACCTGTAGATTAGATATCTTAAAGATGGAAGTTTCAAGGTATCATCTAAAGGTAATCGTTCATGCGTCCATTTTGCCGTTTTTGCAATAAAGTCCAAATTACTCATGTGTCTCTAGCGTTTGATTACATTTAGTAAGAAGCTGAAACTGGGTTTCCTTTACATGGAGTTTGCAAAATACTGGGAGATCGCGTTCGCGTTCCCTccttggaaaaaaaagaagcggAGGAATGCTGCCCCCTGCCCTTCTCTTACAGACATGCGGAAATACTGTTTCTTTGTTGccatgttgttttttgttttttgtatttgtttttacgTCATTTACACAAACAATGCTTAATTATGAAGAGCGTGAAACATTACTTAGTTTACACATTAACtcctttcagtttcagattttagttattaattaattattgacTAAGTAGTATTTTGGTCATGTGGCGTACCACCGCTTGCTGCTTCACGTACCactgtttgagaaccactgatctaAGACATATAATGTATCTTTCTTATGGCTTGTATTTTGGAACAGTCTCAAGACAGTTGTAAAATGAAAGCATGAGTGCCTTTAAGGAACTCCCATTTTAGAGTTCATGCCACACCTGCAGGAAGTCAACTGAAGAAACGAAAGAGAAACTTATTTGGACAAAACACTACGGTAATTTTTTTCTCTTACACTGTCATAAGTTAAACTTATTCTTATTTACTATGACAGCTTGGCTTATTTATATAATTAGACGTACATaggtaaaaaataaagaattgtTACTAATTCAAAAGTAGAAAAGCAGATATATCAGTAATAACATGTATGATACTTAAGAGTAAGATAGGACGGTAATGTTAATGTTTGCTGAAGTGTGTTTTGTGACTGGACTGATATGAAGCAAAAAAGTAGAATTTGTCTCAGTAATTTTCAGTTGAATGTACCTGGAGGACCTGGTTTTATATGTAGTAGAGACCGGTTGTATCAGATTTTGTGAATGGCATTTGAGTGTAAACCAGTGTACATGGCAATTAGGAACTAAAGTGTGGTCATTAGAGATATAGATTTGGTAATACCTTCACATTACCATAAGATCTACATTGTACAGAACACTTTTACATAGTTTAAACTTTACTAATCCTGTATTTTTCATATTCAGAAACAAAAGAGGAAACATGCCAATCAAATTTAGTGGCTGGGAGGCCTGCTGTGAAAAAGCAAAGCAACTAAAGCCAGGCCAAGCACCTAAAAAAAATCATGGATACACAATGTTCCACGGGACCCTTAAGAGCAGTGCCCAAAATATCATATCATCAGGATTCAGGCCCTCTGTAAATGGAACCCTTGGACCTGGAGTGTACTGCAGTAGGGACATTAACAAGGCCATGGGTTACCCCGGTGGATGTCTGGACAGCAATAGGGTGGTGCTCAAGCTGAGGGTAAGAGTGGGCAAGGTGAAGAAGATCGATGCCCAAAGCATAAACATGTGTAACACATGGCATCAGCATGGATATGATACAGCCTGGCTGCCCTCCACAATGGGGGGCTTTGAGGAAGACTGCGTCTGGGACCCCAAACGTCTCACTGTAGTTGGCATAGCATATTGCTCAGACCCTGCCACAAAGACTCATTTAGAGAACCTTATAAAGCAACAAGGAGGTGGAACAGGCCAGAGCCAGAGCAAGCAACTGGGAAGTCAATGTACAGGCTGTGGgataaaaacactggaaaaacaTACTGTTCAGAAGTGCTGGACCTGTAAGACAGCCATTTGTGCTTTCATGGATAAACATGTATGTCAGTAAGCCTGATTTCTGATTACGTAAAGAAATtgaataagataaaataaaatgaccaaCTTGATTTTGCTTGTgcctaaaattaaataaacaaataagaaaagaaaaacaactaaCAAATATGTACATTATAAAATATCAACATCTTCAGACATTTTATGTTtgtatctttctttttttgcataTTATGAAATGTACATTCTCTAAAAGTGTTTCCCAAGTTTTCTTGTTTTAGTCTAGAATTTGTAGATTATTGAGCCCCTCACtccaacacaaacatacacGGCATTTGCTTCCAAcctccactggaatttatttgaaacaatgaaattaatacaaaactgcaacatcctactgaataaaacacaataaaatcaaTATTTACTATTGGTTATaatgattattataataaatcattattatttttttttttatggacaTCCCAGCAATAGTGCCCTCAACCAGACACACACCAATGTCTGGGAATCCTACAAAGTgttatttgtaaatgtaaagctgTGGATCGTGACGTAAAATTATCAGTCATTTCATATTCATGTTGCATGTTTGAGTGCGGGTCTTGGTGAATTTCTACTAGTTTATGCTGCAAAAACTGGAGAACCATTGTAACACTAAACATATATAAGGCATGAGGGAAATggttctgttttttgttttgccctATTTCCCTCCCAGTTTAAGTCACTGGAATTTCCACCCAATAGCTCACTTTCCTCCAATTACACAATGCCACTGAGCTGAGAGGGTGAAGGCAGCTCAAGATTCTTCTGAGATATGTGAAGCTGTCAGGCGGAGATTGAGGTCAAAGAACACAGAGGGGTGCATACAGGTGCAGATGTGGTTTTATGTGAAAAATAGGATggtggaaaacaaaacagaaatgtgGTAAGATAAACATAAATTTTAAACGGGACATTAGAAACAAGGACAAAAACACATTGAACCTAACACAGACAATAGCCAACAAACTAAAGTTGGGAACACATTCTTAAGACCACTAAAAACACATGACAGAGACGCATGCCGAgtgtagcaaaaaaaaaaaaaaacagaattagaAACTAAATCAAATGTAAGACATAAGGAGAACACAATGGCTAATATTGCTATTTCATTGTCATTATCATGAATCTTTTAATGCTAAATATTTCTGTTTCCATTTCAGTAGAGAAATGACAAGtaaaacatttagatt
This genomic interval from Hoplias malabaricus isolate fHopMal1 chromosome 15, fHopMal1.hap1, whole genome shotgun sequence contains the following:
- the LOC136668952 gene encoding gig2-like protein DreN gives rise to the protein MPIKFSGWEACCEKAKQLKPGQAPKKNHGYTMFHGTLKSSAQNIISSGFRPSVNGTLGPGVYCSRDINKAMGYPGGCLDSNRVVLKLRVRVGKVKKIDAQSINMCNTWHQHGYDTAWLPSTMGGFEEDCVWDPKRLTVVGIAYCSDPATKTHLENLIKQQGGGTGQSQSKQLGSQCTGCGIKTLEKHTVQKCWTCKTAICAFMDKHVCQ